The nucleotide window TACGTCCAATAAAATATTGCGTGCATTCAATAAAGAGTGGAATTAAAAAAGCGAACACGTGAATTTGGACCCATCCTCTAAACTTCGACCATAATAGTGGTATAAAGAAACCAAACGGAATAAATAACACAATATTTCCTGCTAAATTGTAAAATGCAACCGAGGCCAATGGTCCGCTTAATTGATCATAATATAGATGAATTGTTCGTAACGGAGTAAAGTTACTTCTTAAATAGGCAGACGAAGTATCAAAAATAATATGGCCTTCTGTGATATAAAAATTGGGGATAATTGTTTGCGAAAATATGCTGACACAATAGAGAAAAAATAGTAGCATAACCATTTCACGAGGCCAATTTTTCTTCTTATTTCTCATATACAATACACGTAATAACAAATAAAAAGGAAGGCAAATAAGACAATACAAAAGCATACTGATTAAAAAAGAACGTATCACTAAGTCTAACTCCTCCCTCTCAATAAATAAAAACCACTGTCATGCGTGATTCGCTCTAACAGTGGATTTGAAATTAATGATTCAATTATACAAACTTTAACTTCCCAGCTTCAATAGCAATTTTTGCATCACTATGTGGGTATTTTGTATTTTCAATAATTTGATAATCCTCATGTCCTTTACCAGCAAAAATAATAATATCTCCTGGGTTTGCCACACTTACAGCATGTCGAACCGCTTCTGCACGATCTCCGATGCATGCATAATTTTTATGCAGCATACCTTTTGCTAAATCTCCAGTAATGCTATCAAACTCCTCGTAGCGTGGGTCATCTGTCGTTAAAACAACATAATCCGCTACTGAAGCTTTTTCAGCCATCGTCGGACGTTTTGATTTATCACGCCCCCCGCCTGTTCCGACTAAGAAAATTAATTTATTTTCAGGCTTCTTATATGGTAATGCGGCATTAATTGCTTTTTCAATGGCATCTGGCGTATGTGCATAATCAATAAAAATTTGAATTGGTAAATCTGTTTCTACCTTTTCCATACGACCTTTTACAGGTAGCAACATTTCAATTTGCTCAATGATTGCCTCTAATGGGAAACTACGTGCATAAAACATTGCGGTTGCAGCAAGTACGTTATAAATATTAAATTCACCAAGTAAATGCATTGTTACTGGGAAGGTTCCTTCTGGTGTGGCCATATCAAAATGGGTCATTCCATTTTCAAATCGGCAATTTTCTGCACGGAAAATGGCATCATTTTTCAACCCATATGTCCAAATCGGGAATGGTGTCATTTCCGCATATTTTTTGGACCATGGATCATCGGCATTTAAAACAACATGTTTATTTTTCTCTAAATCTTGACCAAGTTGAGAGAACAGCAGTCCTTTCGCCTGTCCATAATCTTCCATTGTCCCATGGAAATCAAGATGATCATGCGTTAAATTCGTAAAAATTGCGACATCATAGTCTACACCTGCTAAACGACCTAATGCTAAACCATGAGATGAGACTTCCATCACCATTGCACGGCAGCCTTCCATTTTTGCACGGAAAATCATTTGCTGTGTATTTAATGCGTCACTTGTCGTATTTGCTGATTCATATAAAACACCATTTAAATTAAACCCAATTGTTCCTGATAATGCAGATTTTTCTCCAAGACCAATTAAAATATTATGAATAATCCCTGATACACTCGTTTTACCGTTTGTACCTGTTACACCAATCATAGTAAGATCCTTTGAAGGATAATCAAAAAACTTGGCTGCTAAAATTCCAAGCGTACGATTTGTGTTTTTCACAATAACTTGAGCAACATTTCCTTGAAGCTCTAATTGACGCTCCGTTACGACTACTGTAGCACCTGCATCTACTGCATTTTGTGCGTAATCATGTCCATCTACTGTATACCCTCTTAAGCAAATAAATAGGCTGCTCGGTTGTACACTTCTAGAATCGATTGCGA belongs to Solibacillus sp. FSL R7-0682 and includes:
- a CDS encoding VanZ family protein, encoding MRNKKKNWPREMVMLLFFLYCVSIFSQTIIPNFYITEGHIIFDTSSAYLRSNFTPLRTIHLYYDQLSGPLASVAFYNLAGNIVLFIPFGFFIPLLWSKFRGWVQIHVFAFLIPLFIECTQYFIGRSIDVDDVLLNAIAIVIGFIFYKILRHPRILNSNE
- a CDS encoding UDP-N-acetylmuramoyl-L-alanyl-D-glutamate--2,6-diaminopimelate ligase, which gives rise to MYAEELFSTLMQKKVVGQLPKLIKDIAIDSRSVQPSSLFICLRGYTVDGHDYAQNAVDAGATVVVTERQLELQGNVAQVIVKNTNRTLGILAAKFFDYPSKDLTMIGVTGTNGKTSVSGIIHNILIGLGEKSALSGTIGFNLNGVLYESANTTSDALNTQQMIFRAKMEGCRAMVMEVSSHGLALGRLAGVDYDVAIFTNLTHDHLDFHGTMEDYGQAKGLLFSQLGQDLEKNKHVVLNADDPWSKKYAEMTPFPIWTYGLKNDAIFRAENCRFENGMTHFDMATPEGTFPVTMHLLGEFNIYNVLAATAMFYARSFPLEAIIEQIEMLLPVKGRMEKVETDLPIQIFIDYAHTPDAIEKAINAALPYKKPENKLIFLVGTGGGRDKSKRPTMAEKASVADYVVLTTDDPRYEEFDSITGDLAKGMLHKNYACIGDRAEAVRHAVSVANPGDIIIFAGKGHEDYQIIENTKYPHSDAKIAIEAGKLKFV